CGGGCCGAGACCGATGGTCATCTGTGGGTTTCGGGGACCTATCAGAACCCGACCTTCCGCCCGATCCTCGATGCCGTCGCCCCCAGTGGCGCGATCTCGCTCGCCTTCGGCCACGACACGCCGCAGGACACAGGCTCGGACAACTGGACCGACGCCTCGGACCACGGCCCATTCTTCAAGGCGGGCCTGCCCTTCATCTATATGGGCGTCGTCGACCACCCCGACTATCACCGCCCGTCGGACGATTTCGACAAGATCACTCCCTCGGCCTTCATCTCCTCGACCGAACTGGCCATCGCCGCCTTCCGGGCCCTGGACCGCTCGCTGGATCGCTGACTTTCGACTGTAACCGGACATTGGCGCTTGCGTCCGGGCGGTCACAGGCGTTCACCTCGAAAAAACAGGGAGGAACGGGGGATGACGGTTACGGGATTCGATCTTCAGCATATCCAGCGGCTGCGGAAGTGGGCCATCGGAGGCTGTCTTCTTGCCGCGGTGGGGCTGTCGATGGTGACGGTCACCGAGTGGGGCGACGGGGTCTTCCATGAAGGTCTGGAAAGCATCGGTCTGGGCGCGATCGTCGTGGCCATCGTGGGGCGCGCCTGGTGCTCGCTCTATATCGGCGGGCGCAAGAAGGCAGAGATCGTCGACACCGGCCCCTATTCGGTCAGCCGCAACCCCCTCTACCTCTTCAGCCACCTCGCGGCATTCGGCATCGGCGCCCAGACCGGCAGCCTGGTCCTGGCCCTGCTGTTCACCCTGATCTCGGTGGTGGTGTTCCACTTCACCGTCCGGCGGGAGGAAGCCTGGCTGCTGAACGCGTTCGGCGCCCCCTATGCCGACTATATGCGCCGGGTGCCGCGCAACGGGCCGGACTTCTCGCGCTGGTGGGACAATCCGTCGCTCGAAGTGCGGCCGCAATTCTTCCTGACGACCCTGCGCGA
The genomic region above belongs to Brevundimonas goettingensis and contains:
- a CDS encoding methyltransferase family protein; protein product: MTVTGFDLQHIQRLRKWAIGGCLLAAVGLSMVTVTEWGDGVFHEGLESIGLGAIVVAIVGRAWCSLYIGGRKKAEIVDTGPYSVSRNPLYLFSHLAAFGIGAQTGSLVLALLFTLISVVVFHFTVRREEAWLLNAFGAPYADYMRRVPRNGPDFSRWWDNPSLEVRPQFFLTTLRDGLVFLLAIPIFEGIEHLQDIGWLAPLLHLP